The proteins below come from a single Benincasa hispida cultivar B227 chromosome 4, ASM972705v1, whole genome shotgun sequence genomic window:
- the LOC120075570 gene encoding probable E3 ubiquitin-protein ligase RHG1A isoform X2, giving the protein MDEYPSKRVADGYTSRRGPNAVLKDTANSRDQDGKYCSRIGCSGRLNSPKSTRSSYSEKLKSPLQSFRTSSSGKEIAGSSSRTYYAVRGSKKSVAETQRKLSTQLEIDSSETSSTQDDPEISQVIPSNERIRTGLHVSLKSSDSIDDAMMEPGSSSVAPNTRGRRDFNQRSGTRNKDTPASSSVLTGSKSSRPTPRGGADPNLSKRKDTEKKRNPEAESSSTKGKKMNGSSSERRITSSGYGVSISDSRGAKNGTSNRDGIASGRSRASINGTSRARSHGNKPDRNTTSLHESQSLISQVSQGHQPNSSIDNNAHEVSTEISDHPISYRRSDSMNENILSHRPASPADIGLARSLTTRDSFRHYGIAEVLLALERIEHEEELTYEQVILLETNLFLSGLNFYDQHRDMRLDIDNMSYEELLALEERMGTVSTAVTEEALSQCLNRSTYQSRHAEDTSAGGSEYEDGVKCCICQESTHMEMKSGRCSASILTMKGA; this is encoded by the exons ATGGACGAATACCCTAGTAAAAGAGTTGCTGATGGATACACATCCAGAAGGGGACCCAATGCTGTTTTGAAAGATACTGCAAATAGCAGAGACCAAGATGGTAAATATTGTAGCCGAATTGGTTGCAGTGGCAGACTAAACTCTCCAAAGAGCACGCGGAGTAGCTATTCAGAGAAACTTAAATCTCCATTACAGTCTTTTCGAACCTCTTCAAGTGGCAAAGAAATAGCTGGAAGTTCCTCTAGGACATACTATGCTGTTCGAGGTTCCAAGAAATCTGTAGCTGAAACTCAGAGAAAACTATCCACCCAGTTAGAAATAGACTCTTCAGAAACTAGTAGCACTCAGGATGATCCAGAGATTTCACAAGTCATCCCTTCAAACGAAAGGATACGAACGGGACTTCATGTTAGTCTTAAAAGTTCCGATTCCATTGATGACGCAATGATGGAACCAGGAAGCTCCAGTGTCGCACCAAACACAAGAGGGCGAAGGGATTTCAATCAAAGATCTGGAACGCGTAATAAGGACACTCCAGCGAGTTCTTCTGTGTTGACAGGTTCTAAAAGTTCTCGCCCAACACCACGTGGTGGTGCAG ATCCAAATCTTAGTAAACGGAAGGAtacagaaaaaaaaaggaatccTGAAGCAGAAAGTAGCTCtacaaaaggaaagaaaatgaatGGATCATCCTCGGAAAGAAGGATTACTAGCTCTGGTTATGGCGTTTCTATATCTGATTCAAGAGGAGCCAAAAATGGAACTTCTAACAGGGATGGCATTGCATCAGGTCGTTCTAGGGCATCAATTAATGGGACATCAAGAGCAAGATCACATGGCAACAAACCTGACAGAAACACTACATCTTTGCATGAGTCGCAGTCCTTAATCTCTCAGGTGTCGCAAGGCCATCAACCCAACAGCTCTATAGATAATAATGCTCATGAAGTCTCTACAGAGATTTCAGACCACCCAATTTCTTACAGAAGGTCAGATAGTATGAATGAGAATATACTTAGTCATAGACCTGCTAGTCCTGCAGACATTGGATTGGCTCGCTCTTTAACAACTCGAGATAGCTTTCGGCACTATGGTATTGCTGAG GTATTGTTGGCACTTGAAAGGATTGAACACGAAGAAGAGCTAACATATGAG CAAGTAATTCTTTTAGAGACCAACCTTTTCCTTAGTGGCTTAAACTTCTATGATCAGCATAGAGACATGAGGCTGGATATTGATAACATGTCGTATGAG GAATTACTCGCTCTAGAAGAGAGAATGGGAACTGTGAGTACAGCAGTTACTGAGGAAGCATTGTCACAATGCTTGAATAGAAGCACGTATCAGTCTAGACATGCAGAGGATACATCTGCCGGTGGCAGTGAGTATGAGGATGGTGTCAAATGTTGTATCTGCCAG GAGAGTACTCACATGGAGATGAAGTCGGGACGCTGCAGTGCGAGCATACTTACCATGAAGGGTGCATAA
- the LOC120075570 gene encoding probable E3 ubiquitin-protein ligase RHG1A isoform X1, with amino-acid sequence MDEYPSKRVADGYTSRRGPNAVLKDTANSRDQDGKYCSRIGCSGRLNSPKSTRSSYSEKLKSPLQSFRTSSSGKEIAGSSSRTYYAVRGSKKSVAETQRKLSTQLEIDSSETSSTQDDPEISQVIPSNERIRTGLHVSLKSSDSIDDAMMEPGSSSVAPNTRGRRDFNQRSGTRNKDTPASSSVLTGSKSSRPTPRGGAGRQTLRNFRCNSISDVISSGCSSSDPNLSKRKDTEKKRNPEAESSSTKGKKMNGSSSERRITSSGYGVSISDSRGAKNGTSNRDGIASGRSRASINGTSRARSHGNKPDRNTTSLHESQSLISQVSQGHQPNSSIDNNAHEVSTEISDHPISYRRSDSMNENILSHRPASPADIGLARSLTTRDSFRHYGIAEVLLALERIEHEEELTYEQVILLETNLFLSGLNFYDQHRDMRLDIDNMSYEELLALEERMGTVSTAVTEEALSQCLNRSTYQSRHAEDTSAGGSEYEDGVKCCICQESTHMEMKSGRCSASILTMKGA; translated from the exons ATGGACGAATACCCTAGTAAAAGAGTTGCTGATGGATACACATCCAGAAGGGGACCCAATGCTGTTTTGAAAGATACTGCAAATAGCAGAGACCAAGATGGTAAATATTGTAGCCGAATTGGTTGCAGTGGCAGACTAAACTCTCCAAAGAGCACGCGGAGTAGCTATTCAGAGAAACTTAAATCTCCATTACAGTCTTTTCGAACCTCTTCAAGTGGCAAAGAAATAGCTGGAAGTTCCTCTAGGACATACTATGCTGTTCGAGGTTCCAAGAAATCTGTAGCTGAAACTCAGAGAAAACTATCCACCCAGTTAGAAATAGACTCTTCAGAAACTAGTAGCACTCAGGATGATCCAGAGATTTCACAAGTCATCCCTTCAAACGAAAGGATACGAACGGGACTTCATGTTAGTCTTAAAAGTTCCGATTCCATTGATGACGCAATGATGGAACCAGGAAGCTCCAGTGTCGCACCAAACACAAGAGGGCGAAGGGATTTCAATCAAAGATCTGGAACGCGTAATAAGGACACTCCAGCGAGTTCTTCTGTGTTGACAGGTTCTAAAAGTTCTCGCCCAACACCACGTGGTGGTGCAGGTAGGCAAACCTTGAGAAATTTCAGATGTAATTCAATATCTGACGTCATCTCATCAGGTTGTTCTTCATCAGATCCAAATCTTAGTAAACGGAAGGAtacagaaaaaaaaaggaatccTGAAGCAGAAAGTAGCTCtacaaaaggaaagaaaatgaatGGATCATCCTCGGAAAGAAGGATTACTAGCTCTGGTTATGGCGTTTCTATATCTGATTCAAGAGGAGCCAAAAATGGAACTTCTAACAGGGATGGCATTGCATCAGGTCGTTCTAGGGCATCAATTAATGGGACATCAAGAGCAAGATCACATGGCAACAAACCTGACAGAAACACTACATCTTTGCATGAGTCGCAGTCCTTAATCTCTCAGGTGTCGCAAGGCCATCAACCCAACAGCTCTATAGATAATAATGCTCATGAAGTCTCTACAGAGATTTCAGACCACCCAATTTCTTACAGAAGGTCAGATAGTATGAATGAGAATATACTTAGTCATAGACCTGCTAGTCCTGCAGACATTGGATTGGCTCGCTCTTTAACAACTCGAGATAGCTTTCGGCACTATGGTATTGCTGAG GTATTGTTGGCACTTGAAAGGATTGAACACGAAGAAGAGCTAACATATGAG CAAGTAATTCTTTTAGAGACCAACCTTTTCCTTAGTGGCTTAAACTTCTATGATCAGCATAGAGACATGAGGCTGGATATTGATAACATGTCGTATGAG GAATTACTCGCTCTAGAAGAGAGAATGGGAACTGTGAGTACAGCAGTTACTGAGGAAGCATTGTCACAATGCTTGAATAGAAGCACGTATCAGTCTAGACATGCAGAGGATACATCTGCCGGTGGCAGTGAGTATGAGGATGGTGTCAAATGTTGTATCTGCCAG GAGAGTACTCACATGGAGATGAAGTCGGGACGCTGCAGTGCGAGCATACTTACCATGAAGGGTGCATAA
- the LOC120075571 gene encoding uncharacterized protein LOC120075571, translating into MAFKDTSDFFNEGFLLRMIGAWPALEPEKIIARKQQIQGKVINGMLPNNQLHGRRSNGNGEVEHKHRLQCSISLLDFKVAMELNPTQLGEYWNWRKFVCIRLRNETTLIFLFIPFHR; encoded by the exons ATGGCTTTTAAGGACACTTCTGACTTCTTCAACGAAGGGTTTCTTCTCAGAATGATCG GAGCATGGCCTGCACTTGAGCCTGAGAAAATTATTGCCCGTAAGCAGCAGATTCAGGGGAAGGTTATCAATGGCATGTTGCCGAATAATCAATTACATGGACGACGTAGCAACGGAAATGGAGAAGTTGAACACAAGCACAGATTACAGTGCTCGATATCTTTGCTCGACTTCAAGGTAGCAATGGAGCTTAATCCAACACAACTAGGGGAATACTGGAACTGGAGAAAGTTTGTATGCATCCGTTTGAGGAATGAAACGACTCTGATATTTCTGTTTATCCCATTCCACAGATAG